The following DNA comes from Terriglobales bacterium.
GGTGTCTACATGCAAGGTAATGCCGCCGTGCAGCCGATCTTTGAGGCTTGGATGAAGCCCTTCAAAGATCTGGGCATGGATACGCTCACGATGCGCGATACCGGCGGCACCGATCATCTTTCATTCGACGCCGTTGGCATTCCCGGATTCCAGTTCATTCAGGATCCAATCGAGTATGAGACGCGCACGCATCACTCGAACATGGACGTCTACGATCGTTTGCAGTTCGACGACTTGAAACAGATTGCTGTGATTGTCGCGGATTTCGTCTATAACGCCGCTATGCGCGATCAGATGTTCCCGCGCAAGCCGATCGAGAAGGAGTTGCCGAAGCCGCCACAGCAGAAAGAAGAAGGAGAGGGCGCTCCCAATTCGGGAATGAATTAGCGCTGTCATTCCGAACGCCTGCTTTTGGCGTGAGGAATCCCTATCAACTTCAACCCCGGTTTTAAAAGCTTGTGGTGTCGGTAGGGATTCCTCTCTCCTGCTCACGCGAACTGCACGCGTGAGCATCCGCTCGGAATGACAAAAAATCGCTCAAATCAAAACTAACTCTTCCTGTTGTCGTCCTGTCACCTCGGCCTTCCCCGGGCGAGTGAGCACATTCACTTCGCTGCGAACTCCAAATTCCGGGAGATAGATCCCCGGCTCAATAGAGAAGCAGGTATTCGGCAGAATCTGACGCTCATCTTTCGTTTCGAAGTTATCGATGTTGGCGCCGTTGCCGTGTATCGCCGAACTGATATTGTGCCCGGTGCGGTGAACGAACTTGTCGCCGTAGCCCTTGCTGGAAATGAAGTCCCTTACGGCTTTATCTACTTCCCAACCGGCGATCTTCCGCCCTGCAGCAAAAGCCTTTTGCACCGTTTCGGAGCCTAGCTTGCGAGCGTCGCGCACAATGGAGAAGACTTCGCGCTGACGATCGCTTGGATTCTTACCGATAAAGCCGGTCCAGGTGATGTCGTAGAAGCAGGCTTCGGGATCTTTGGTTTTTGCCCATACGTCGAGCAGAACAAAATCCCCTTCTCTCATAGGCTCAGTGCGATCGGCGCGAGGCTCGAAGTGCGGGTCGCCGCTGTGAGCGTTCACGCCAACGATCGGGGTATCTTGTGACAGCAGGTTCTCTCGACGAAAAGCTTCGAGAATCCACTGTGCAATTTCGAATTCATTGGTTCCACCATTGCGAACCCGTTGGCCGATCACCTTAAATGCTTCAGGAATAATTCTGTCGACTGCGTCGCGTGCCGCGTAATGGCTGGCAATTTGCTCATTTGTAAGCACAGCTTCGAACTCGCTGACCAGGTCGCCGGAGCTGAGAACGTTCACTCCGAACGTGCGTAGAAGTTCTACGGTGCCGGCATCAACCAGTCCGACATAGGGAATCGCGTTTTGCGGCGAGTATTGCATGGCCAACCGCGGATAGGGCTTCACCATCTCCTGCAGGTTGCGCTGGAGTTCCTGCCAGGAAGAGTAGCTGCGCTTGGAGCCGGGCAGCGTGTCCAGATGGCCCGCCTCGATACGATGCACTAGCTTCTGAGGCTCGCCGGTTGCAGGCACGAGATAGAACCAGCGGCGTGTGACCATCAGGTCAGGACGT
Coding sequences within:
- a CDS encoding M24 family metallopeptidase: MNLDRIQSALRERNFDAWLFYDHHHRDPIAYRVLGLRPDLMVTRRWFYLVPATGEPQKLVHRIEAGHLDTLPGSKRSYSSWQELQRNLQEMVKPYPRLAMQYSPQNAIPYVGLVDAGTVELLRTFGVNVLSSGDLVSEFEAVLTNEQIASHYAARDAVDRIIPEAFKVIGQRVRNGGTNEFEIAQWILEAFRRENLLSQDTPIVGVNAHSGDPHFEPRADRTEPMREGDFVLLDVWAKTKDPEACFYDITWTGFIGKNPSDRQREVFSIVRDARKLGSETVQKAFAAGRKIAGWEVDKAVRDFISSKGYGDKFVHRTGHNISSAIHGNGANIDNFETKDERQILPNTCFSIEPGIYLPEFGVRSEVNVLTRPGKAEVTGRQQEELVLI